The Euphorbia lathyris chromosome 3, ddEupLath1.1, whole genome shotgun sequence genome contains a region encoding:
- the LOC136223465 gene encoding transcription termination factor MTERF8, chloroplastic-like codes for MANHFIRNIIFPPHIRLRFLHSSVPPSPTSSSSFTVDFLVNSCGLSLESALSVSNKFQLNHKTPQKPQSVLQLLKSHHFSHSHVAQLIVKWPQVLNCRIHDNLKPKFDYLVKMGFEGELLPHIILSNPSIAWDSLASSIKPSIQFLRSFLDNDEKFLAAVIRAPWLLGYNSKIRLQQNVDVLMKEGGLPAHVVERFLIVHPRSMFLNPDKLISAVNSVKNLGFETADRMFIQAFSVTVQMSESTWKKKIEVMKSMGFSEEDILKAFKRHPHCLALSEENIRKKLDFYFNTMKLEPQTIIVNPVLVGLPIGKRVRPRYHVFKVLESKKLIKGYTKLQILLIGEKNFHDKYIDQFIDEVPGLLEFYLGIKEGKSSVLDGEEVSFPLQLK; via the coding sequence ATGGCTAATCATTTCATTAGAAATATCATATTCCCTCCTCACATTCGATTACGTTTTCTTCATTCTTCTGTTCCTCCAtctccaacttcttcttcatcgTTTACTGTTGATTTCCTCGTCAATTCATGTGGCCTTTCATTAGAATCTGCCCTTTCTGTCTCCAACAAGTTTCAGCTCAACCACAAGACTCCACAAAAGCCTCAATCTGTACTTCAGTTACTTAAATCTCATCATTTCAGCCACAGCCATGTGGCCCAATTGATCGTGAAATGGCCTCAAGTTCTCAATTGCAGAATTCACGACAATCTCAAACCCAAATTTGATTACCTCGTCAAAATGGGATTTGAAGGTGAGCTACTTCCCCATATCATTTTATCTAATCCGTCTATTGCCTGGGACTCTTTAGCTTCTTCAATCAAACCGTCTATCCAGTTCTTGAGGTCGTTTTTAGATAATGATGAGAAATTTCTTGCGGCTGTTATCCGCGCACCATGGTTATTGGGTTACAATTCGAAGATTCGATTGCAACAAAATGTTGATGTTTTAATGAAAGAGGGAGGACTGCCTGCTCATGTTGTGGAGAGGTTCCTAATTGTGCACCCAAGATCTATGTTCCTAAACCCTGACAAGTTGATTAGTGCTGTGAACTCTGTTAAAAATCTGGGCTTTGAAACTGCTGATAGAATGTTCATACAAGCTTTTAGCGTGACGGTACAAATGAGTGAGTCAACTTGGAAGAAGAAAATTGAGGTTATGAagagtatgggatttagtgaaGAGGATATTCTAAAAGCCTTCAAGCGGCATCCACATTGTTTAGCTTTATCTGAGGAGAACATTAGGAAGAAATTGGATTTCTACTTCAATACTATGAAGTTGGAGCCTCAAACTATAATTGTAAATCCCGTCCTAGTTGGGCTTCCGATTGGAAAAAGAGTTCGTCCAAGGTATCATGTTTTCAAGGTTTTGGAGTCAAAGAAGCTGATAAAAGGTTACACAAAGTTACAGATCTTACTGATAGGTGAGAAGAATTTCCATGACAAATATATTGATCAGTTCATAGATGAAGTCCCTGGTTTGTTGGAGTTCTATCTTGGTATCAAGGAAGGCAAAAGCTCGGTGCTTGATGGAGAAGAAGTAAGCTTTCCTTTGCAATTAAAATAG
- the LOC136224490 gene encoding transcription termination factor MTERF4, chloroplastic-like, which yields MANHFIRLRFLHSSVPPLPTITPTSSPSFTVDFLINSCGLSFKSALSVSEKFQLNDKTPQKPQSILQLLKSHHFSDNHVAQLIVKWPQVLNCRIHNNLEPKFEYLVKIGFEGELLPQIILSNPYILEMSLVSRIKPSVQFLRLFLDNDEKLLVAFKRAPWLLSHNMKILLKPNVDALMREGVPAHAMERLLISYPRSVLLKPQKIIDAVNSVKNLGFETTDRMFIQAFRVMVQMSESTWKKKIEVMKSMGFSEDDILKAFKRFPQCLSCSEENIRKTLDFYFNTMKLDPQTIIVNPCLLGYSIEKRVRPRYHVLKVLESKKLIKGIKDKEFNHIKIGENNFLEKYIDQFIDEVPSLLEFYLGMKEDKSLVVDLEEVSFPLQ from the coding sequence ATGGCTAATCATTTCATTAGATTACGTTTTCTTCATTCTTCTGTTCCACCATTACCCACCATCACTCCAACTTCTTCACCATCGTTTACTGTTGATTTCCTCATCAATTCATGTGGCCTTTCGTTTAAATCAGCTCTATCTGTCTCCGAGAAGTTTCAGCTCAACGATAAGACTCCACAAAAGCCTCAATCTATACTTCAACTCCTCAAATCTCATCATTTCAGCGATAATCATGTCGCCCAATTGATTGTGAAATGGCCTCAAGTTCTCAATTGCAGAATTCACAACAATCTCGAACCCAAATTTGAGTACCTCGTCAAAATTGGCTTTGAAGGTGAGCTACTTCCCCAGATCATTTTGTCTAATCCGTATATTTTGGAAATGTCTCTAGTTTCCCGAATCAAACCGTCTGTTCAGTTCTTGAGGTTGTTTTTAGATAATGATGAGAAATTGCTTGTGGCTTTTAAGCGCGCACCATGGTTATTGAGTCACAATATGAAGATTCTATTGAAACCAAATGTTGATGCTTTAATGAGAGAGGGAGTTCCTGCTCATGCTATGGAGAGGTTGTTAATTTCGTACCCAAGATCTGTACTCCTAAAACCTCAAAAGATTATTGATGCTGTGAATTCTGTTAAAAATCTTGGCTTTGAAACTACTGATAGAATGTTCATACAAGCTTTTAGAGTGATGGTGCAAATGAGTGAGTCAACTTGGAAGAAAAAAATTGAGGTGATGAagagtatgggatttagtgagGATGATATTCTAAAAGCTTTCAAGCGATTTCCACAATGTTTATCTTGCTCTGAGGAAAATATTAGGAAGACATTGGATTTCTACTTTAATACTATGAAGTTGGACCCCCAAACTATAATTGTAAATCCCTGTCTACTTGGGTATTCAATTGAAAAAAGAGTTCGTCCAAGGTATCATGTTTTGAAGGTTTTGGAGTCAAAGAAGCTGATAAAAGGGATCAAGGACAAGGAGTTCAATCACATAAAGATAGGTGAGaataattttttggagaaatatATTGATCAATTCATAGATGAAGTCCCCAGTTTGTTGGAGTTTTATCTTGGTATGAAGGAAGACAAAAGCTTGGTGGTTGATTtagaagaagtaagttttcctTTGCAATGA
- the LOC136223295 gene encoding transcription termination factor MTERF2, chloroplastic-like, giving the protein MASKLGSNLIRNVFSQIHKRFLQSSATLSSTPSVPDIRTSSSSSSFTVQFLVDSCGLPLKSALSVSDRFQLDETNPQKPHSVIQLLKSHRFSDTQVAKLIVKYPKILRFKVKNNLQPKLEYFVQNGLAGELLAQFIASNPSAIGRSLDSQIKPCFEFLRSFLNSNEKMATVIIRSPWFLQLNLNGIMRPNVDFLMKEGVPSHGIEKIILFGRVLTQNPKTMVYAVNAVKNLGLEPNAPMFVYALRVMISMSASTWEKKIGFMKSMGWKEEDILMAFNRHPYCLAFSEAKISNAMHFYLNTMKLEPKTLVANPILLGLSIEKRIRPRYNVLNVLESKKLIKSNIRSLLISEKDFQKKYVDQYIPKVPGLLEMYLGSKESKNIDP; this is encoded by the coding sequence ATGGCTTCCAAATTGGGCAGCAATTTAATCAGAAATGTGTTTTCTCAAATCCATAAACGTTTTCTTCAATCCTCTGCAACCCTTTCCTCCACTCCTTCTGTACCCGACATCagaacttcttcatcttcatcttcatttaCAGTTCAATTCCTCGTCGATTCATGCGGGCTTCCTCTAAAATCTGCTCTTTCTGTCTCCGATAGATTTCAGCTTGACGAAACAAACCCACAAAAGCCTCATTCTGTGATTCAACTCCTTAAATCGCATCGTTTCAGCGATACTCAGGTGGCTAAATTGATCGTCAAATACCCTAAAATTCTCCGCTTCAAAGTAAAAAACAATCTCCAGCCCAAACTTGAGTACTTCGTACAAAATGGCTTGGCAGGTGAGCTTCTTGCGCAATTCATTGCTTCAAATCCCTCTGCTATTGGTAGGTCTTTAGATTCTCAAATTAAACCATGTTTTGAGTTCTTAAGGTCATTCCTTAACAGTAATGAGAAAATGGCAACTGTTATTATCCGTTCTCCATGGTTCCTTCAACTTAATTTGAATGGAATAATGCGGCCCAATGTTGATTTTTTGATGAAAGAGGGAGTGCCTTCTCATGGTatagaaaaaattatattgttcGGTAGAGTGTTAACTCAAAACCCTAAAACCATGGTTTACGCAGTGAATGCTGTTAAGAATCTGGGTCTTGAACCAAATGCCCCTATGTTCGTATATGCTCTTAGAGTGATGATATCAATGTCTGCATCAACTTGGGAAAAGAaaattgggtttatgaagagtATGGGATGGAAAGAAGAGGATATTTTGATGGCTTTTAATCGCCATCCATATTGTTTAGCTTTTTCAGAGGCGAAAATCAGTAATGCAATGCATTTCTACTTGAATACTATGAAGTTGGAGCCTAAAACTCTAGTTGCAAACCCCATATTACTTGGGTTATCAATTGAAAAACGGATTCGCCCTAGGTATAATGTTTTGAATGTATTAGAGTCAAAGAAGCTGATAAAAAGTAACATACGGTCCTTGTTGATAAGTGAGAAGGATTTCCAGAAGAAGTATGTTGATCAATACATACCTAAAGTCCCAGGTTTATTGGAGATGTATCTTGGTAGCAAGGAATCCAAAAACATCGACCCATGA
- the LOC136223296 gene encoding transcription termination factor MTERF2, chloroplastic-like yields MASNLIRNLFSQIHKRFLQSSATLSSTPPVPDIRTSLSPSSFTVQFLVDSCGLPLKSALSVSEKFQLDETNPQTPQSVIQLLKSHHFSDTQVAKLIVKYPKILRLKVKNNLQPKLEYFVQNGFAGELLGQFIASNPSAIGRSLDSQIKPCFEFLRSFLNSNEKMATAIIRSPWFLQVNLNGIMRPNVDFLMKEGVPSHGIERIILFGRVLTQNPKTMIYAVNAVKNLGLEPNAPMFVYALRVMISMPTSTLEKKIEIMKNMGWNEEEILKAFARFPYCLAFSEAKISNALHFYLNTMKLEPKTVVANPILLGYSIEKRIRPRYNVLNVLESKKLIKINIKSLLISEKDFQKKYVDQYIPEVPGLSEMYLGSKESKNIYA; encoded by the coding sequence ATGGCTTCCAATTTAATCAGAAATCTGTTTTCTCAAATCCATAAACGTTTTCTTCAATCTTCTGCAACCCTTTCCTCCACTCCTCCTGTACCCGACATCAGAACTTCTTTATCTCCATCTTCATTTACAGTTCAATTCCTCGTCGATTCATGCGGCCTTCCTCTAAAATCTGCTCTTTCTGTCTCCGAAAAGTTTCAGCTTGACGAAACAAACCCACAAACCCCTCAATCTGTGATTCAACTCCTTAAATCGCATCATTTCAGCGATACTCAGGTGGCTAAATTGATCGTCAAATACCCTAAAATTCTCCGCCTCAAAGTAAAAAACAATCTCCAGCCCAAACTTGAGTACTTCGTACAAAATGGCTTCGCAGGTGAGCTTCTTGGGCAATTCATTGCTTCAAATCCCTCTGCTATTGGTAGGTCTTTAGATTCTCAAATTAAACCATGTTTTGAGTTCTTAAGGTCGTTCCTTAACAGTAATGAGAAAATGGCAACTGCTATTATCCGTTCTCCATGGTTCCTTCAAGTTAATTTGAATGGAATAATGCGGCCCAATGTTGATTTTTTGATGAAAGAGGGAGTGCCTTCTCATGGTATAGAAAGAATTATATTGTTCGGTAGAGTGTTAACTCAAAACCCTAAAACCATGATTTACGCAGTGAATGCTGTTAAGAATCTGGGTCTTGAACCAAATGCCCCTATGTTCGTATATGCTCTTAGAgtgatgatatcaatgcccacATCAACCTTggaaaagaaaattgagatcatGAAGAATATGGGATGGAATGAGGAGGAGATTTTGAAAGCTTTCGCTCGCTTTCCCTATTGTTTAGCTTTTTCAGAGGCAAAAATCAGTAATGCATTGCATTTCTACTTGAATACTATGAAGTTGGAGCCTAAAACTGTAGTTGCAAACCCCATATTACTTGGGTATTCAATTGAAAAACGGATTCGCCCTAGGTATAATGTTTTGAATGTATTAGAGTCAAAGAAGCTGATAAAAATTAACATAAAGTCCTTGTTGATAAGTGAGAAGGATTTCCAGAAGAAGTATGTTGATCAATACATACCTGAAGTCCCAGGTTTATCGGAGATGTATCTTGGTAGCAAGGAATCCAAAAACATCTACGCATGA
- the LOC136223297 gene encoding transcription termination factor MTERF6, chloroplastic/mitochondrial-like: MANHLVRNMMFPPHIRLRFLHSSVPPSPTTPTSSSSFTVDFLVNSCGLSLESALSVSNKFQLNHKTPQKPQSVLQLLKSHHFSDTHVAQLIAKRPQVLNCRIHDNLKPKFEYLVEIGFEGELLPHIILSNSEIIGKSLGSGIKPSVQFLRLFLDSDEKFLMVVKRSPWLLGRNMKILLKRNVDVLMKEGVPAHVVDKLLILHPRFIHLNPGLVWIERN, from the exons ATGGCTAATCATTTGGTTAGAAATATGATGTTCCCTCCTCACATTCGATTACGTTTTCTTCATTCTTCTGTTCCTCCATCACCCACCactccaacttcttcttcatcgTTTACTGTTGATTTCCTCGTCAATTCATGTGGCCTTTCATTAGAATCTGCCCTTTCTGTCTCCAACAAGTTTCAGCTCAACCACAAGACTCCACAGAAGCCTCAATCTGTACTTCAGTTACTTAAATCTCATCATTTCAGCGACACCCATGTGGCCCAATTGATCGCCAAACGCCCTCAAGTCCTCAATTGCAGAATTCACGACAATCTCAAACCCAAATTTGAGTACCTCGTCGAAATTGGCTTTGAAGGTGAGCTACTTCCCCATATCATTTTGTCCAATTCGGAAATTATTGGAAAGTCTTTAGGTTCCGGAATCAAACCGTCTGTCCAATTCTTGAGGTTGTTTTTAGATAGTGATGAGAAATTTCTAATGGTTGTTAAGCGTTCGCCATGGTTATTGGGTCGCAATATGAAGATTCTATTGAAACgaaatgttgatgttttaaTGAAAGAGGGAGTGCCTGCTCATGTTGTGGATAAGTTGCTAATTTTGCACCCAAGATTCATACACCTAAATCCTG GCCTTGTTTGGATTGAGCGTAATTAA